The DNA sequence GACCAGCGCTTCCCTTCTTTTCCTGATGATGTGGAACCGCTTAAAAGGGAATGAGGAGGTGAACATTTTTAAGAGGACCATTCCTAAGGACCTCCTTACCCGGACCATCTTGATCATTTTTGCCTCAGCCTTCTCTGTTTTTTTGATTACTTCGGTCCTGTTATTAATGACGGGGGGAACCTTTCCGCCGCTTGAGAGCCGGCATTTTTTCGTGGAATATCTTTTTGAAACCGTTTCGGCCTTTGGGACCGTAGGGTTATCGATGGGGATTACTCCCAAATTGAATGATGCCCAGAAATTGGCCATTGTTTTGATGATG is a window from the Deltaproteobacteria bacterium genome containing:
- a CDS encoding potassium transporter TrkG, whose translation is MCNRTDRARHRERPFFIIKDLPLKNQVLASFFQSVVPRTAGFNTVDIGLLANETILFTIILMFIGASPGSTGGGVKTTSASLLFLMMWNRLKGNEEVNIFKRTIPKDLLTRTILIIFASAFSVFLITSVLLLMTGGTFPPLESRHFFVEYLFETVSAFGTVGLSMGITPKLNDAQKLAIVLMMFAGRDG